The following coding sequences lie in one Actinomycetota bacterium genomic window:
- a CDS encoding phosphotransferase, with amino-acid sequence MLDTTRAGTFVAGSNRLDGASGAAWLALLPRQEFGSVLVLGVPGKPVLAALARAAGAVTVRCRTGREARRARVILAGSAAQIVGEIPQGRFDLVVVARSEARSFDGALAGDATVVVEESGAPRRGHGATNATRIALRPAVGEITAAVPESSPNARRALERRGLWSGSVVIRAFGRSREVGGPWLRALRERRLVVGASGPPAYLRRIAAGAGIDIDAWDWAMSAPGRYRSNKISFFLFEPGSAEPKLVVKATRDPDLNGRLEIERGALDHLRAARVVDPSTIPRVAFSGVEAGRAVLGLTAVDGRPFTAATRATADCPHAARAFGWLVDLGAATATPASGAELAAHLGDILDRFLGLYPVGAAYRSMLEAQIRVIEDSASSFPSVLQHGDPGVWNLLVAEDGTVAFLDWEAAEHRGVPLWDVFHLARSFAVAAGRTGGETNIMRAIETILFAPTPINRMVADAIGRYRDRVGVPTELIEPLFHTSWMHRALKEATRLPKERLEGGHYLALLRRGIDLRDTAGVRRLLGGGEG; translated from the coding sequence TCCTCGGGGTTCCGGGCAAGCCGGTCCTGGCGGCACTCGCCCGCGCCGCCGGTGCCGTGACGGTTCGCTGCCGGACGGGACGCGAAGCGCGCCGTGCCCGGGTGATCCTGGCCGGCTCCGCCGCGCAGATCGTCGGAGAGATCCCCCAAGGACGCTTCGACCTCGTCGTGGTCGCCCGTTCCGAGGCTCGCTCGTTCGATGGAGCGCTCGCAGGTGACGCGACCGTCGTCGTGGAGGAGTCCGGCGCTCCTCGGCGCGGCCACGGCGCCACGAACGCCACGCGGATCGCCTTGCGGCCGGCCGTCGGCGAGATCACCGCCGCCGTCCCGGAATCCTCTCCCAACGCGCGGCGCGCACTGGAGCGGCGCGGCCTGTGGTCCGGCTCGGTGGTGATCCGTGCGTTCGGCCGCTCGCGCGAAGTCGGCGGGCCGTGGCTGCGCGCGCTCCGCGAGCGCAGGCTCGTTGTCGGCGCTTCAGGGCCGCCCGCGTACCTGCGACGCATCGCCGCCGGTGCCGGCATCGACATCGACGCGTGGGACTGGGCGATGTCGGCGCCGGGACGGTATCGGTCGAACAAGATCTCGTTCTTCCTCTTCGAGCCCGGATCCGCCGAGCCGAAGCTGGTCGTCAAAGCGACCCGCGATCCCGATCTCAACGGACGCCTCGAGATCGAGCGGGGGGCGCTGGATCATCTCCGCGCCGCTCGCGTCGTCGATCCGTCCACGATCCCGCGCGTCGCGTTCTCCGGCGTGGAAGCCGGGCGCGCCGTGCTCGGGCTCACGGCCGTCGACGGGAGGCCGTTCACGGCGGCGACCCGAGCTACGGCCGACTGTCCCCATGCCGCTCGCGCGTTCGGATGGCTCGTCGACCTCGGCGCCGCGACGGCGACCCCCGCGTCCGGAGCCGAGCTCGCCGCGCATCTCGGCGACATCCTCGACCGGTTCCTCGGCCTGTACCCCGTGGGGGCGGCCTACCGATCGATGCTCGAGGCGCAGATCCGCGTCATAGAGGATTCGGCGTCGAGCTTCCCGTCGGTCCTCCAGCACGGCGACCCCGGCGTCTGGAACCTCCTCGTCGCCGAGGACGGGACCGTCGCGTTCCTGGATTGGGAGGCCGCGGAGCACCGCGGCGTCCCGCTGTGGGACGTGTTCCACCTGGCGCGCAGCTTCGCCGTCGCCGCCGGTCGGACCGGCGGAGAGACGAACATCATGCGTGCCATCGAGACCATCCTGTTCGCGCCGACCCCGATCAACCGGATGGTCGCGGATGCGATCGGTCGGTATCGCGATCGCGTCGGCGTTCCGACCGAGCTGATCGAGCCGCTGTTCCATACGTCGTGGATGCATCGCGCGCTCAAGGAGGCGACGCGCTTGCCGAAGGAGCGCCTCGAGGGCGGCCACTACCTCGCGCTGCTGCGCCGCGGCATCGACCTTCGAGACACCGCGGGCGTTCGCCGGTTGCTCGGCGGGGGAGAGGGTTAG